In Leucobacter insecticola, one DNA window encodes the following:
- the tsaD gene encoding tRNA (adenosine(37)-N6)-threonylcarbamoyltransferase complex transferase subunit TsaD, producing the protein MTEQTAREPLVLGIETSCDETGVGIVRGRTLLANAIASSMDEHARFGGVIPEVAARAHLEEMNPTIERALADANVTLDEVDAIAVTCGPGLAGALMVGVSAAKALAVALDKPLYAVNHLVGHVGADLLQGEGLRGTVGEIGELELPTVALLVSGGHTSLLLVRDLVGDVELLGETIDDAAGEAFDKVARLLGLPYPGGPQIDRAAADGDPAAIRFPRGLSLPKDQAKHRYDFSFSGLKTSVARWVEKHVETGAAIPVADVAASFREAVADVLVTKALNACADLGVPRLLLGGGVAANARVRELAQDRALAAGVELRVPPLSLCTDNGAMIASLGAQLVMAGCVPSGLEFGADSTLPVQQIQVR; encoded by the coding sequence ATGACTGAACAGACGGCCAGAGAGCCTCTGGTCCTCGGCATCGAAACAAGCTGCGACGAGACCGGAGTTGGCATCGTGCGCGGGCGCACGCTCCTCGCAAACGCGATCGCCTCGTCGATGGACGAACACGCGCGGTTTGGCGGCGTCATTCCCGAGGTCGCGGCGCGCGCCCACCTCGAAGAAATGAACCCGACGATTGAGCGGGCGCTCGCCGACGCCAACGTCACGCTCGACGAGGTCGATGCGATCGCCGTCACGTGTGGTCCCGGCCTGGCCGGCGCCCTGATGGTGGGAGTCTCCGCCGCCAAAGCGCTCGCGGTCGCCCTCGACAAACCCCTCTACGCCGTCAACCATCTTGTCGGGCACGTCGGAGCTGATCTGCTGCAGGGGGAAGGTCTGCGAGGCACTGTTGGTGAGATCGGCGAACTGGAATTGCCCACGGTCGCGCTGCTCGTCTCCGGCGGGCACACCTCGCTGCTGCTCGTGCGGGATCTCGTCGGCGACGTCGAGCTGCTGGGGGAGACGATCGATGACGCGGCGGGGGAGGCCTTCGACAAGGTCGCGCGCCTGCTCGGGCTGCCGTACCCGGGCGGGCCGCAGATCGACCGGGCGGCTGCAGACGGCGATCCCGCCGCGATCCGATTTCCGCGGGGCCTCTCGCTCCCCAAAGATCAAGCAAAGCACCGCTACGACTTCTCGTTCTCGGGCCTCAAAACCTCCGTCGCGCGGTGGGTCGAAAAGCATGTGGAGACGGGGGCTGCGATCCCGGTAGCCGATGTCGCCGCGAGTTTTCGGGAGGCCGTCGCCGACGTGCTGGTGACGAAAGCGCTCAATGCCTGTGCGGATCTCGGGGTGCCCCGGCTGTTGCTCGGGGGCGGGGTCGCTGCGAACGCCCGGGTGCGTGAGTTGGCTCAGGATCGGGCGCTCGCCGCAGGGGTGGAGCTGCGGGTGCCGCCGCTGTCTCTCTGCACCGACAACGGCGCAATGATCGCGTCGCTCGGCGCACAGCTCGTGATGGCCGGCTGTGTGCCCTCTGGCCTGGAGTTTGGGGCCGACTCGACGTTGCCCGTGCAGCAGATACAAGTCAGGTGA
- the tsaB gene encoding tRNA (adenosine(37)-N6)-threonylcarbamoyltransferase complex dimerization subunit type 1 TsaB, which translates to MNGSEIRSYPGDLPVELPAELRAGGSVGGIEVADGRIDGLLAIDTAMGSGVAFGAGSRIYWVASDDALGHAERIGGLIDRVLEQAGSAPDAVRGVVVGIGPGPFTGLRVGIAAAHAFALARRVPLLPLQGHEAVALAVLEQGAASAVRVVQDARRRELFATEYRGLDWAGVPVRDGEVQLVPRADYVAASHEVWPERIPAARLVELAGRRLAAGHSFEPDQALYMRAPDVKQPGAPKRVSG; encoded by the coding sequence TTGAACGGGTCCGAAATCAGGTCATACCCGGGCGATCTCCCCGTGGAGTTGCCCGCGGAGTTGCGCGCCGGCGGTTCTGTTGGCGGCATTGAGGTCGCGGACGGGCGGATTGACGGTTTGCTTGCGATCGACACCGCGATGGGTTCTGGCGTCGCGTTCGGCGCGGGATCCCGCATCTATTGGGTCGCAAGTGACGACGCCCTCGGCCACGCAGAACGCATCGGCGGCCTGATCGATCGAGTGCTCGAGCAAGCGGGCTCGGCACCAGACGCGGTGCGCGGTGTGGTGGTCGGGATCGGCCCGGGGCCCTTCACCGGTTTGCGGGTCGGGATCGCCGCCGCGCACGCATTCGCGCTCGCGCGCCGGGTGCCGTTGCTGCCGCTGCAGGGACACGAGGCGGTCGCGCTTGCGGTCCTCGAGCAGGGTGCCGCGAGCGCGGTCCGGGTGGTGCAGGATGCGCGCCGTCGCGAACTCTTCGCGACCGAGTACCGCGGGCTTGACTGGGCCGGGGTACCCGTGCGCGATGGCGAGGTGCAATTGGTTCCGCGCGCGGACTATGTTGCCGCGAGCCACGAAGTGTGGCCGGAGCGCATTCCCGCCGCACGCCTCGTTGAGCTTGCGGGGCGCAGGCTGGCCGCGGGGCACAGCTTCGAACCCGATCAGGCCCTCTACATGCGTGCGCCCGACGTGAAACAGCCCGGTGCGCCGAAACGGGTGAGCGGGTGA
- the alr gene encoding alanine racemase, which translates to MRTGSIRVAEISVSAIKHNVARVRELTGGAVIVVVKADGYGHGAAIAAQAALAGGATMIATADLEEALCLREQGIAGPILCWLHGARVDFTEAVRADIEIGVSYLQQLEAVAVAAEATGKVATVQFKLDTGLSRNGAAPSEWSALFARAAELVRDGRIHVRGIFSHLANAGDENDRAQAARFDEGVEMLRGVGIDPEMIHLAASAATLTSPHLHYNTVRVGIVAYGLSPFADKTSAHFGLIPAMALRSEIVALRGVPAGAGVSYGFNHVCETATTLALVPIGYADGMPRALNGAGAWVSIAGEPRPIVGRIGMDQFIVDVGPLAGRLQLGDPVVLFGDPAKGYPPVEIWAGLMRTINYEIIVGIGPRVQRRPVDGSAV; encoded by the coding sequence ATGAGAACAGGATCGATTCGCGTCGCAGAAATCTCGGTTTCGGCGATCAAACACAACGTTGCCCGCGTGCGCGAACTCACGGGCGGCGCCGTCATCGTGGTGGTGAAGGCTGATGGTTATGGCCACGGTGCCGCGATCGCAGCTCAGGCGGCACTCGCTGGGGGAGCGACGATGATCGCGACGGCCGATCTCGAAGAAGCCTTGTGTCTGCGAGAGCAGGGGATTGCGGGGCCGATCCTGTGCTGGCTGCACGGCGCTCGCGTAGATTTCACCGAGGCGGTGAGGGCCGACATCGAGATTGGTGTCAGCTACCTGCAACAGCTTGAAGCCGTGGCTGTCGCGGCCGAGGCGACGGGCAAGGTGGCGACCGTGCAGTTCAAGCTCGACACGGGGCTCAGCCGAAATGGTGCCGCCCCCAGCGAGTGGAGCGCGCTGTTCGCGAGAGCAGCGGAGCTGGTGCGAGACGGCAGAATCCACGTGCGCGGAATCTTCAGCCATCTCGCAAACGCCGGTGACGAAAACGACCGCGCCCAGGCGGCACGCTTTGACGAAGGGGTTGAGATGCTGCGGGGGGTCGGGATTGATCCCGAGATGATCCACCTCGCGGCCAGTGCGGCGACGCTGACCTCGCCCCACCTGCACTACAACACGGTGCGGGTTGGGATCGTCGCGTATGGGTTGAGCCCGTTTGCAGATAAAACCTCCGCGCATTTCGGATTGATTCCGGCGATGGCACTGCGCTCGGAGATTGTTGCCCTGCGCGGGGTGCCGGCGGGGGCGGGAGTGTCTTACGGTTTCAATCACGTCTGCGAGACCGCGACCACACTCGCGCTCGTACCGATTGGCTACGCGGACGGTATGCCGCGTGCCCTGAATGGCGCGGGTGCGTGGGTGTCGATCGCGGGGGAGCCGCGGCCAATTGTGGGGCGCATCGGCATGGATCAGTTCATCGTCGATGTCGGACCGCTCGCAGGTCGCCTGCAGCTTGGCGATCCGGTGGTGCTGTTTGGGGATCCGGCGAAGGGCTACCCTCCCGTAGAAATCTGGGCCGGCCTCATGCGCACGATCAACTACGAGATCATCGTGGGGATCGGGCCCCGTGTGCAGCGCAGACCCGTAGACGGGAGTGCCGTGTGA
- the coaA gene encoding type I pantothenate kinase has translation MPDIKTVPVSIDTQALVRPEFTSPFTEIGRADWARLAGESPMPLTETEVAAFRGLGEPLDLAEVEAVYLPLSRLINQYAIAAREMHKRTRGFLRRDEEKQSPFVIGIAGSVAVGKSTVARILRDLLARWPETPNVELITTDGFLYPNAELHKRGIASRKGFPESYDRRALLRFVSQVKAGVAEVRAPHYSHLIYDIVPGEYTVVHQPDILIVEGLNVLQPASMQHPLAVSDLFDFSVYVDARTGDIQRWYRERFLRLRQSAFANPESYFRRFASVNDEAAEALADEFWNNINEPNLVENIRPTRARATLVLRKEADHRVQKVLLRKL, from the coding sequence ATGCCCGATATCAAGACGGTCCCAGTTTCAATTGACACTCAAGCGCTCGTGCGCCCGGAGTTCACCTCACCCTTCACCGAAATCGGAAGGGCAGACTGGGCGCGCCTCGCTGGCGAGAGTCCCATGCCACTCACCGAAACCGAAGTCGCGGCTTTTCGAGGGCTCGGAGAACCCCTGGACCTTGCGGAAGTCGAAGCCGTGTATCTCCCGCTCAGCAGGCTTATCAATCAGTACGCGATCGCGGCACGGGAGATGCACAAGCGTACCCGCGGGTTCTTGCGCCGAGACGAAGAGAAGCAAAGCCCCTTTGTGATCGGGATCGCCGGATCTGTCGCCGTCGGCAAGTCGACCGTGGCGCGCATCCTGCGCGACCTCCTCGCTCGTTGGCCGGAAACCCCGAACGTCGAACTCATCACCACCGATGGGTTTCTCTACCCAAACGCAGAGCTACACAAGCGCGGCATCGCCTCGCGCAAGGGATTTCCCGAGTCCTACGATCGACGCGCGCTGCTGCGCTTCGTCTCTCAGGTCAAGGCGGGGGTCGCCGAGGTGCGTGCCCCGCACTACAGCCACCTCATCTACGACATTGTGCCCGGCGAATACACCGTCGTGCACCAACCCGACATCCTCATTGTCGAGGGCCTCAACGTGTTGCAGCCTGCGTCTATGCAGCATCCCCTCGCTGTAAGCGACCTCTTTGACTTCTCGGTGTACGTTGATGCTCGCACCGGCGACATTCAACGCTGGTATCGGGAGCGCTTCCTACGGCTGCGCCAGAGCGCGTTCGCGAACCCAGAATCCTACTTTCGCCGTTTCGCATCGGTCAATGACGAGGCCGCGGAGGCGTTGGCTGACGAGTTCTGGAACAACATCAACGAGCCGAACCTTGTGGAAAACATCCGCCCGACCCGCGCCCGAGCAACCCTGGTGCTGCGCAAGGAGGCCGATCACCGCGTGCAGAAGGTGCTGCTGCGCAAGCTATGA
- a CDS encoding GNAT family N-acetyltransferase, with the protein MNALLDEAATRGVREVFLEVRADNPVAQSLYASLGFTEIGVRPRYYQPDNVDAFVMKLDMEHRA; encoded by the coding sequence ATGAACGCGTTGCTCGACGAAGCCGCAACTCGCGGAGTGCGAGAAGTTTTTCTGGAAGTGCGCGCTGATAACCCCGTCGCACAGTCGCTCTACGCGTCACTCGGGTTTACCGAAATCGGGGTGCGGCCGCGCTACTATCAACCCGACAACGTCGACGCCTTCGTGATGAAACTGGACATGGAGCACCGCGCATGA
- a CDS encoding DUF4190 domain-containing protein, translating to MMSENLPENTPPAYPAPGAPAVPPAPAAPAAPAAPAAPAYNAAPGYAGVPAQQPKGLALSSLIVGIASFVLSFIVTFIGIIGGIVAVVLGIVALKKGQAKGMAITGIITGALGFVIGTILLIIALAIIGAALNDPTFLQ from the coding sequence ATGATGTCTGAAAACCTGCCTGAAAACACACCGCCTGCGTACCCCGCTCCCGGTGCTCCCGCGGTGCCGCCTGCACCCGCTGCACCCGCAGCCCCGGCAGCCCCCGCAGCCCCGGCTTACAACGCGGCTCCGGGCTATGCCGGTGTTCCGGCTCAGCAGCCCAAGGGTCTTGCTCTCTCGTCACTCATCGTTGGGATCGCGAGTTTTGTGTTGTCCTTCATCGTGACCTTTATCGGGATTATCGGCGGAATTGTTGCCGTGGTCCTTGGTATCGTGGCGCTCAAGAAAGGGCAGGCAAAGGGGATGGCTATCACCGGCATCATCACCGGTGCGCTGGGGTTTGTGATCGGGACTATTCTCCTCATCATCGCGCTCGCCATTATTGGTGCGGCGCTGAATGACCCGACCTTCCTGCAGTAA
- the glmM gene encoding phosphoglucosamine mutase, which yields MGRLFGTDGVRGLAGVDVTAELALSLAQAAALVLGRSARGESRRAVAVVARDPRVSGEFIASAVAAGLASAGVDVLDAGVLPTPAAAYLVADTEADFGVMVSASHNPAADNGIKFFAEGGRKLADDIEDKIQAAMQEPAIAVTGREVGRIRRFADAEDRYLVHLLGTLEGVRLEGLHVVLDCAHGAAAGISPDAFSDAGAKLTIIGNDPDGFNINDGVGSTYLDPLIAAVKEHGADFGIAHDGDADRCLAVDGDGNVVDGDKIMAILALSMSRRGKLEQNTLVATVMSNLGLKLAMADNGIDVVETGVGDRYVLEAINEHGYSLGGEQSGHVIMSEFATTGDGILTGLHLAAEVIRSGKSLAELASCMTVYPQVLVNVRGVDRAGVASDDVLQQAVHQAEVALGGKGRVLLRPSGTEPVVRVMVEAEYEEQANQLAEDLAAIVKDRLAV from the coding sequence ATGGGACGCCTTTTTGGCACCGATGGGGTTCGGGGTCTAGCCGGGGTCGACGTGACCGCCGAACTGGCCCTCAGCCTCGCTCAAGCGGCGGCTCTTGTTCTCGGGCGTTCAGCCCGGGGCGAGAGCCGTCGTGCTGTTGCCGTGGTCGCTCGTGATCCACGGGTTTCCGGCGAGTTTATCGCCTCTGCCGTGGCCGCGGGGCTGGCCTCGGCGGGTGTTGATGTGCTTGACGCTGGCGTGCTGCCGACCCCTGCCGCCGCCTACCTCGTCGCAGATACTGAAGCCGACTTTGGTGTGATGGTTTCCGCCTCCCATAATCCGGCGGCAGACAATGGCATCAAGTTTTTTGCGGAAGGCGGGCGTAAGCTCGCCGACGATATCGAAGACAAGATCCAGGCCGCAATGCAAGAGCCCGCCATTGCGGTCACCGGCCGAGAAGTGGGCAGGATCCGCCGCTTCGCCGACGCCGAAGACCGCTATTTGGTCCACCTGCTCGGCACGCTCGAGGGTGTGCGGCTTGAGGGCCTACACGTCGTCCTCGACTGCGCACACGGTGCGGCGGCGGGGATCTCTCCCGACGCATTTTCGGACGCCGGCGCAAAGCTCACAATCATCGGAAATGATCCCGACGGTTTCAATATCAACGACGGTGTCGGATCCACCTATCTTGACCCGCTTATTGCCGCAGTGAAAGAGCACGGTGCCGATTTCGGTATTGCCCACGACGGGGATGCGGACCGCTGTTTGGCGGTCGATGGCGATGGCAACGTTGTCGACGGTGACAAGATCATGGCGATTCTTGCGCTCTCGATGTCGCGCCGCGGGAAGCTTGAACAAAACACGCTCGTGGCCACGGTCATGTCGAATCTGGGCCTCAAACTCGCGATGGCAGACAACGGCATCGACGTGGTCGAGACGGGCGTCGGTGATCGCTACGTGCTTGAAGCCATCAACGAGCACGGCTATTCGCTCGGGGGTGAGCAGTCCGGCCATGTCATCATGAGCGAATTCGCGACCACTGGTGACGGGATCCTGACCGGCTTGCATCTCGCCGCCGAGGTCATTCGCAGCGGCAAGTCTCTCGCGGAGCTCGCTAGCTGCATGACGGTGTATCCGCAGGTGCTCGTGAACGTGCGCGGTGTGGATCGCGCTGGTGTTGCGAGCGACGATGTGCTGCAGCAGGCGGTGCATCAGGCAGAGGTCGCACTCGGCGGTAAGGGTCGCGTGCTTCTCCGACCATCAGGCACGGAGCCGGTGGTGCGTGTGATGGTGGAAGCGGAGTACGAGGAGCAGGCCAACCAGCTCGCTGAAGACCTCGCCGCGATCGTGAAGGACCGGCTCGCGGTCTAA
- the glmS gene encoding glutamine--fructose-6-phosphate transaminase (isomerizing) — protein MCGIVGYVGPNNTVEALLSGLRRLEYRGYDSAGIAVLDEQGSVGVRKRSGKLARLEALLEQNPLQARGTGIGHTRWATHGGPTDENAHPHLGDDGKLALIHNGIVENFAELRAEAEAEGLELIGETDTEVVAVLLGREVARQGDLEAAFRTIVARLRGTFTLLAMHQDEPGKIVSARHHSPLVVGLGEGENFLGSDVAAFVSATRRAVAVDENNIAIITPDEVRITDFEGNSVEFSEYEVEWDADAADKGGWSSFMAKEITEQPEAVANTVRGRVSAGTVEIPELAALGAERLQTIDRVIIIGCGTASYAGMIGAYAIEQWARIPVEVQLSHEFRYRDPVLTDRTMVISVSQSGETMDTLMAVKYAIEHGAVTVSVCNSQSATIPRESDAAVYTHAGPEVAVASTKAFTAQITALYLIGLHLGRVRGTIDAQTQADAVQQFELLPEKLREAVESHDQIAQLAHWMADSRSVLFLGRHVGYPTALEGALKLKEIAYIHAEGFAAGELKHGPIALIDHGQPVFVLVPSPRTAPLMHSKVVSNIQEIRARGARVIAVVEKGDTSVLPYADDVIRLPLADVFFEPLLQVIPLQWFALELSTAKGLDVDQPRNLAKSVTVE, from the coding sequence ATGTGTGGAATCGTTGGATATGTTGGACCAAATAATACGGTCGAGGCCCTGCTGAGCGGTCTGCGTCGCTTGGAATATCGGGGATACGATTCAGCCGGGATTGCTGTTCTTGATGAACAGGGAAGCGTTGGCGTGCGGAAGCGTTCGGGCAAGCTTGCGCGTCTCGAGGCGCTGCTTGAGCAGAACCCGCTCCAGGCGCGAGGCACCGGGATCGGGCACACCCGTTGGGCAACCCACGGTGGTCCAACAGACGAGAACGCGCACCCGCACCTGGGAGACGACGGCAAGCTTGCGCTGATCCACAACGGGATCGTCGAAAACTTTGCCGAGCTGCGTGCCGAGGCCGAGGCTGAAGGCCTTGAACTCATCGGCGAGACCGACACCGAGGTTGTCGCGGTGTTGCTTGGCCGCGAGGTTGCTCGCCAGGGTGATCTGGAGGCGGCGTTCCGCACGATTGTCGCGAGATTGCGCGGAACCTTCACGTTGCTCGCAATGCATCAGGACGAGCCCGGCAAGATCGTTTCGGCGCGCCACCACTCCCCGCTCGTTGTGGGTCTGGGGGAGGGCGAGAACTTCCTCGGTTCCGATGTTGCGGCCTTTGTCTCGGCAACTCGCCGCGCGGTTGCAGTCGACGAAAACAACATCGCGATCATCACCCCCGATGAGGTGCGGATCACAGACTTCGAGGGCAATTCGGTCGAATTCTCCGAGTATGAGGTGGAGTGGGACGCTGACGCTGCGGACAAGGGCGGCTGGTCATCGTTCATGGCAAAGGAGATCACCGAGCAGCCGGAAGCCGTCGCAAACACCGTGCGTGGCAGAGTCTCGGCAGGCACTGTCGAAATCCCGGAACTCGCCGCACTCGGTGCGGAGCGTCTGCAGACCATCGACCGCGTCATCATTATCGGTTGCGGCACCGCCTCCTACGCTGGCATGATCGGCGCCTATGCGATCGAGCAGTGGGCGAGGATCCCGGTCGAGGTGCAGCTCAGCCACGAGTTCCGCTACCGGGATCCAGTGCTCACAGACCGCACCATGGTCATTTCCGTGAGTCAGTCCGGCGAGACCATGGACACGCTCATGGCGGTGAAATATGCAATCGAGCACGGCGCGGTAACCGTCTCGGTCTGTAATAGCCAGAGCGCGACGATCCCGCGCGAGTCCGATGCCGCCGTCTACACCCATGCCGGCCCGGAGGTCGCCGTGGCCTCGACGAAGGCCTTTACTGCCCAGATCACCGCGCTGTACCTCATTGGCCTGCACCTCGGCCGCGTCAGGGGCACGATTGATGCCCAGACTCAGGCCGACGCGGTCCAACAATTTGAGTTGCTTCCCGAAAAGCTGCGCGAAGCGGTCGAGTCTCACGATCAGATCGCTCAGCTTGCGCACTGGATGGCCGATAGCCGCTCGGTGCTGTTCCTCGGTCGCCACGTTGGTTACCCGACGGCGCTCGAGGGTGCGCTAAAGCTCAAGGAGATCGCCTACATCCACGCCGAAGGATTTGCGGCCGGCGAGCTGAAGCACGGCCCGATCGCGCTGATCGATCACGGCCAGCCGGTGTTTGTGCTCGTGCCGAGCCCGCGCACGGCGCCGCTCATGCACTCGAAGGTTGTCTCCAATATTCAGGAGATTCGTGCGCGTGGGGCGCGGGTCATCGCCGTCGTTGAGAAGGGTGACACCTCGGTGTTGCCCTACGCTGACGATGTGATTCGGCTCCCGCTTGCAGATGTGTTCTTCGAGCCGCTGCTGCAGGTGATTCCGCTGCAGTGGTTTGCGCTGGAGCTTTCAACTGCGAAGGGGCTCGATGTCGATCAGCCTCGCAACCTGGCGAAGTCTGTCACGGTTGAATGA
- a CDS encoding holo-ACP synthase — translation MIRGIGVDTVDISRFERQLERTPALRARLFAPAEQGLSLASLAARFAAREALIKALGGSGSLGWHDMAVARGDDRAPFFVGGAALTDALAARGADRAHLSMTHDAGTATAFVIVEASA, via the coding sequence ATGATTCGAGGGATCGGTGTTGACACGGTCGACATTTCTCGCTTTGAGCGACAGCTTGAGCGCACGCCGGCGCTGCGTGCTCGCCTGTTCGCTCCCGCGGAGCAGGGGCTCTCGCTCGCCTCTCTCGCGGCGAGATTTGCTGCCCGCGAGGCACTGATCAAGGCACTCGGCGGCTCGGGATCGTTGGGCTGGCACGATATGGCTGTCGCGCGTGGTGATGATCGCGCCCCGTTCTTTGTTGGTGGTGCCGCGCTGACGGACGCACTCGCGGCACGGGGAGCTGACCGGGCACACCTGTCGATGACGCACGACGCGGGCACCGCGACCGCGTTTGTGATCGTGGAGGCGAGCGCATGA
- the tsaE gene encoding tRNA (adenosine(37)-N6)-threonylcarbamoyltransferase complex ATPase subunit type 1 TsaE, which yields MTGTPQTRAELTATTPDEMHELGKRLGRVLRAGDIVILTGPLGAGKTTLTRGIGEGLGVRGPVQSPTFVIARTHPSLIGGAPLVHVDAYRLADAAELDDLDIDVDRSVVVAEWGAGFDLERESWLEIVIARPTGAGDAVDGPAAESTDDSVDWSEAPVEPRHITLLGFGERWSEGVL from the coding sequence GTGACCGGCACACCACAGACCCGCGCAGAACTCACCGCGACGACCCCTGACGAGATGCACGAACTGGGCAAGCGGCTAGGGCGGGTGCTGCGCGCGGGCGACATCGTCATTTTGACCGGGCCTCTCGGCGCTGGCAAGACGACGCTGACGCGCGGTATCGGCGAGGGCCTCGGGGTGCGCGGACCGGTGCAAAGCCCGACGTTTGTGATCGCACGCACGCACCCCTCGTTGATTGGTGGCGCACCGCTCGTGCACGTCGACGCATACCGTCTCGCGGACGCGGCCGAGCTTGACGACCTCGATATTGACGTTGATCGCTCGGTGGTGGTGGCCGAGTGGGGTGCCGGGTTTGATCTTGAGCGGGAGTCGTGGCTGGAGATCGTCATCGCGCGGCCGACCGGCGCGGGTGACGCGGTGGATGGCCCCGCGGCGGAGAGTACCGACGATTCTGTCGACTGGTCCGAAGCGCCGGTTGAGCCGCGGCATATCACCCTGTTGGGTTTCGGTGAGCGATGGAGCGAGGGCGTGCTTTGA
- a CDS encoding HNH endonuclease signature motif containing protein encodes MESPTITLTPLAPGERAGSADFGDSGGVGVGRSAGLEAVFAAVADQLDGALAPGEVPGLSDAEIVSGLIAVESLQRKLAALQLTLAAAADARSRDRVPDLALASVYGCKNAVELLQRTTLVSASTARQRIRVGQTVVPRNGYSLGMLPPQHPHLAAALEDGALGIESAVSIAGMLDRTGKRPGSSPEALDIAERELVTAATEPVLPLHADQTRVQCGVWEQFLDPDGTLPDEEAAFMRRGFRFGKERGGLVPVSGALVPEAAALLARLFDSVNSPRTAINDNSINSTATNNSATNGETGSGSSGHSGSSVRFVPVPESIDTDTDSDAAPTDTARTPDQKRHDALAILLQTAARHPETPLLGGAPVTVLVQVTDTDLAAGSTRNDTGTARSARLHDHNGFLVPVSMSAARHAACAGATQRITQDARGRILGLESPSRVFTPHQRRAITLRDGGCVIPGCNTPASWCEIHHVTEHAQGGPTHTDNGVLLCWYHHRSLDTSGWRVRMSDGVPEIRAPRWLDPEQRWRPHHPPGKLKLAA; translated from the coding sequence ATGGAATCACCGACGATCACCCTCACACCGCTCGCCCCCGGCGAGCGCGCAGGGAGCGCCGATTTTGGTGATTCAGGCGGCGTTGGTGTTGGCCGTTCTGCTGGTCTTGAGGCCGTGTTCGCTGCGGTCGCCGATCAACTCGACGGGGCACTCGCCCCGGGCGAGGTTCCTGGCCTGTCTGATGCTGAGATCGTGTCGGGTTTGATCGCGGTCGAATCGTTGCAGCGGAAGCTTGCCGCGCTGCAGCTCACGCTCGCCGCGGCCGCAGATGCCCGTAGCCGTGACCGGGTGCCTGATCTGGCGCTCGCGTCCGTGTACGGATGCAAGAACGCGGTCGAACTGTTGCAGCGCACCACGCTCGTGTCTGCCAGCACCGCAAGACAGCGGATCCGGGTCGGCCAGACCGTGGTACCACGGAACGGGTACAGCCTCGGCATGCTGCCACCCCAGCACCCGCATCTCGCTGCGGCCCTTGAAGACGGTGCTCTCGGTATCGAGTCTGCGGTATCGATCGCGGGGATGCTCGACCGGACGGGTAAACGCCCCGGGAGTTCCCCTGAAGCGCTCGATATTGCCGAGCGTGAACTCGTTACTGCCGCCACCGAGCCTGTGTTGCCGTTGCATGCGGATCAGACGCGGGTGCAGTGTGGGGTGTGGGAACAGTTCCTTGACCCCGATGGCACTCTGCCCGACGAAGAGGCCGCGTTCATGAGGCGGGGGTTCCGGTTCGGGAAAGAACGTGGCGGACTTGTGCCGGTGTCTGGGGCGTTGGTGCCGGAGGCTGCGGCGCTGCTTGCGAGACTGTTTGACAGTGTGAACTCGCCCAGGACCGCGATCAACGACAATTCGATCAACAGCACCGCTACCAACAACAGTGCCACGAATGGTGAGACAGGTTCGGGTAGTTCGGGTCATTCAGGTAGCTCGGTGCGGTTTGTCCCGGTCCCCGAAAGCATCGACACCGACACCGACAGTGATGCTGCGCCCACTGACACGGCTCGTACCCCGGATCAGAAACGTCACGACGCCCTCGCGATCCTCCTGCAAACCGCCGCCCGGCATCCCGAGACCCCGCTGTTGGGTGGTGCTCCGGTGACGGTGCTGGTGCAGGTCACCGACACGGACCTTGCCGCAGGCAGCACCCGCAACGACACCGGCACAGCGCGCAGTGCCCGGCTGCACGACCACAACGGTTTCCTTGTCCCCGTCTCGATGAGTGCCGCACGCCACGCGGCCTGCGCGGGAGCGACCCAGCGCATCACTCAAGACGCTCGTGGCAGGATACTGGGCCTTGAATCGCCGAGTCGGGTGTTTACGCCGCATCAGCGGCGCGCGATCACTCTCCGAGACGGTGGCTGCGTGATCCCGGGCTGTAATACTCCGGCATCGTGGTGCGAGATCCACCACGTCACCGAACACGCCCAGGGTGGGCCGACCCACACCGATAACGGGGTGCTGCTGTGCTGGTATCACCATCGCAGCCTCGATACCAGCGGCTGGCGGGTCCGCATGAGCGACGGCGTCCCAGAAATACGGGCACCGAGATGGCTGGATCCCGAGCAGCGGTGGCGACCTCACCATCCGCCCGGCAAACTCAAACTCGCGGCATAG